In Skermanella sp. TT6, one genomic interval encodes:
- the tnpA gene encoding IS66-like element accessory protein TnpA, translated as MAYQRVEILTGSERRRNYTPAEKVRIVEEAFRPGVIVKDVARRLGIHESLLYRWRRLMKATSPTSGLPAFVAVMVAPEPDRVEPSVLPSTTTSPAIPTAGAVAVVEVMLPDGARVRLEGAVDPALAAAVLGALATSGRAS; from the coding sequence AGCGTGTCGAAATCCTCACGGGATCTGAGCGGCGTCGGAACTATACGCCGGCGGAAAAGGTGCGGATCGTGGAAGAGGCGTTCCGCCCCGGCGTGATCGTCAAGGACGTGGCCCGGCGGCTCGGGATCCATGAAAGCCTGCTGTATCGTTGGCGCCGTCTGATGAAGGCGACGTCTCCGACAAGTGGGCTTCCGGCCTTTGTGGCGGTGATGGTAGCGCCGGAGCCGGACAGGGTGGAGCCGTCGGTCTTGCCCTCGACGACGACGTCGCCGGCCATACCGACCGCCGGGGCCGTGGCGGTTGTGGAAGTGATGCTGCCCGATGGGGCGCGGGTGCGTCTCGAGGGAGCGGTCGATCCGGCCCTTGCGGCAGCGGTGCTGGGAGCGCTGGCAACGTCGGGGCGGGCGTCATGA
- the tnpB gene encoding IS66 family insertion sequence element accessory protein TnpB (TnpB, as the term is used for proteins encoded by IS66 family insertion elements, is considered an accessory protein, since TnpC, encoded by a neighboring gene, is a DDE family transposase.), with protein MIPVPTGVRVWLATGHTDMRKGWASLALVVQERLGQDPHSGQLFIFRGRRGDLVKVIWHDSQGSCLFVKRLERGRFIWPSTVDGAVSISAGQMGYLLEGIDWRNPQKTWRPEAAG; from the coding sequence ATGATCCCGGTGCCGACCGGGGTGCGTGTCTGGCTGGCTACGGGGCATACTGACATGCGCAAGGGGTGGGCCAGCCTGGCCCTGGTGGTTCAGGAACGCCTCGGGCAGGATCCGCACAGCGGTCAGCTGTTTATCTTCCGGGGCCGCAGAGGTGACCTGGTGAAAGTGATCTGGCATGACAGCCAGGGCAGCTGTCTGTTCGTGAAGAGATTGGAGCGGGGCCGGTTCATCTGGCCGAGCACGGTGGACGGGGCGGTGTCGATCTCGGCCGGGCAGATGGGTTATCTGCTGGAAGGCATCGACTGGCGGAACCCGCAGAAGACCTGGAGGCCGGAAGCTGCCGGATGA